GAAGATAAAGAGATCAGCATGTATGGCCGTCAGAGTAACTCAGGGACCTATGTCTTCTTTAGAGAATATGTGGTTAAAGGCGATTACAGTGATGATAAGATGAGAATGAACGGTAATGCTCAAATTGTTGAAGGTGTTTTAAGTGACGATTCAGGTATCGGTTATGTCGGCGTTGGTTATACTGTTGATGAAGGCGAAGTTATTGATGGCTTAAAGATGGTCAATGTTGCCATAGATGAAAATTCTCCTTATGTTTCACCGATGGATCCGGCTAATGTTGCAGATGGCAGCTATCCAGTAGCCAGGCCTTTACACCATTATAGTAATGGTCAGCCTGAGGGTATGGTTAGAGAATATATTGAGTTTGTCTTAAGTGATGAAGGCCAGCAGGTTGCAGTAGACTCAGGTTTTTATCCGATAACTGATGAATATAGAGAGATCAATAGAGAGAATTTAGGCTGGTAAGTTTGAAACTAACAGGTTAATATAAATTGACTGGCAGAGGAGAGAAATCTCCTCTGTTAATCTTTTGTTAACATAAATTTAAAATAGATTTTACATAGATATGCTAAGCTAATACTGGAAGAATAAAGATTGGGGGTTTTTAAATGAGAAGAGAGAGAAAAGAAAGGGCTATTGAGTTATTTTTTATGTTAAATAGTCTTGTTGTAATTATTGTTTTGCTAGGGATATTTTATATTCTTATTAGTAATAGTATTCCGGCATTTAGAGAGATTGGTTTAAGAGAATTTTTTACATCTGCCCGGTGGAATCCGACATCCTACTCTCAGATTGAATATGGAATTTTAAGTCAGGTTGTCAGTACTCTGATGGTCACAATTGGCTCTATGATCCTGTCAGTTCCTTTAGGAGTGGCCACCGCTGCCTATATTTCTGAACTGGCAAGCCCTAAGACCAAACAGGTTTTAAAGCCGGTAATTGAGATCCTGGCAGGGATACCTTCTGTTGTTATTGGGTTTTTAGGGATTGTGCTTTTAGGACCGGCAATAGCCAGGGCATTTGGCCTGCCTAACGGTTTAAATGCTTTAAATGGTTCGATCTTACTTGCAATTATGTCTCTGCCGACAATAATTAGCTTATCTGAAGATGCTATCTCTGCTGTTCCCAGGGAATATAAGAATGCATCGCTGGCATTAGGGGCAAGCCGCTGGCAGACACTAATTAAAGTTACAGTTCCATCAGCATTATCAGGGATTACAGCTGCGATTATGCTTGGAATGGGTAGAGCTATTGGCGAGACGATGGCAGTATTAATGGCCACAGGTAATGCTCCGAGAATGCCGTCCAGTATATTTTCTTCAGTGCAGACAATGACAGCCACAATAGCTATTGAATTAGGGGAAGTGCCACATCATACGACC
The Halonatronomonas betaini genome window above contains:
- a CDS encoding PstS family phosphate ABC transporter substrate-binding protein, which encodes MKKVLLVAFLMVFTLMAGMGQVEANDGFFEIRGSDTQVNLTGNLAEAFMDLNPETVISVTGGGSGTGIAGIINNQFALANSSREISEAEMEQARERGVEPVRIVIALDALSVVVHEDNPVSELTVDQIGAIFRGEITNWSEVGGEDKEISMYGRQSNSGTYVFFREYVVKGDYSDDKMRMNGNAQIVEGVLSDDSGIGYVGVGYTVDEGEVIDGLKMVNVAIDENSPYVSPMDPANVADGSYPVARPLHHYSNGQPEGMVREYIEFVLSDEGQQVAVDSGFYPITDEYREINRENLGW
- the pstC gene encoding phosphate ABC transporter permease subunit PstC — its product is MRRERKERAIELFFMLNSLVVIIVLLGIFYILISNSIPAFREIGLREFFTSARWNPTSYSQIEYGILSQVVSTLMVTIGSMILSVPLGVATAAYISELASPKTKQVLKPVIEILAGIPSVVIGFLGIVLLGPAIARAFGLPNGLNALNGSILLAIMSLPTIISLSEDAISAVPREYKNASLALGASRWQTLIKVTVPSALSGITAAIMLGMGRAIGETMAVLMATGNAPRMPSSIFSSVQTMTATIAIELGEVPHHTTHYYALFAVGLVLFIMTFAVNLVSDIILHKYEEVE